One Candidatus Flexicrinis proximus DNA window includes the following coding sequences:
- a CDS encoding metallophosphoesterase gives MRLAVLSDIHGNLTALEAALADLALVPDIDLTWCLGDLACFGARPLECVQRIKAFCEQDEGKTFRVIGGNTDRYLIGGERLRVPSAQDENEFINLARDLQNRDQLINWSLAKLDFEAYQYLKSILRRELSKEVDGYGAVIGYHAVPGDDEAFLTPTTTDELVADYFLDREGRLGIGGHTHRQMDRFVGNWHIVNTGAIGMSFDRPGFAQYAVFTFTGDEVEVDLRNIPYDIDAAAADLHSVGHPNPEWFIAKMKQIAG, from the coding sequence ATGCGACTGGCAGTACTTTCGGACATTCACGGCAACCTGACCGCGCTGGAAGCGGCACTTGCCGACCTCGCCCTTGTACCAGACATCGACCTGACCTGGTGTTTGGGCGACTTGGCCTGTTTCGGCGCGCGGCCGCTGGAGTGTGTTCAGCGAATTAAGGCGTTTTGCGAACAGGATGAGGGGAAGACTTTCCGCGTGATTGGCGGCAATACCGATCGTTACCTGATCGGCGGCGAGCGGCTACGCGTGCCATCAGCGCAGGACGAGAACGAATTCATCAATCTGGCGCGCGACCTGCAGAACCGCGATCAGCTCATCAACTGGTCGCTGGCGAAGCTCGACTTTGAGGCGTACCAGTATCTGAAGTCGATCTTGCGGCGTGAGCTCTCGAAGGAGGTCGATGGGTATGGCGCCGTCATCGGGTATCATGCGGTTCCAGGGGATGACGAAGCATTCCTGACCCCGACGACGACCGATGAACTGGTCGCGGATTACTTTCTGGATCGCGAAGGGCGGCTGGGCATCGGAGGGCATACGCACAGGCAGATGGATCGATTTGTAGGAAACTGGCACATCGTTAACACCGGCGCAATCGGGATGTCCTTTGACCGCCCCGGCTTTGCGCAGTACGCGGTGTTTACGTTCACGGGCGACGAAGTCGAGGTCGATCTGCGGAATATTCCATACGACATAGATGCGGCAGCGGCTGACCTGCACAGCGTGGGCCATCCCAACCCCGAGTGGTTCATCGCCAAGATGAAGCAGATCGCGGGTTAG
- a CDS encoding MBL fold metallo-hydrolase — protein MGFEIRVLTLGIAATNCYILGDTETREAILIDPVDQPELLLKTLSDEGWTLKLMLATHGHFDHVLASKGIKDATGVPFYIHELDQPFLDALPERGVQWTGTRFPEAAIPDRYLTSQPEKIELGSLKLHTLFTPGHSPGHIAFHWPDANLVFSGDALFKGSIGRTDLPGANYETLMRSIFDKLIPLGDDTRVLAGHGNPTTIGSERQSNPFLLEYMR, from the coding sequence ATGGGGTTTGAGATCCGCGTGCTCACACTGGGGATCGCAGCAACGAACTGCTACATACTTGGCGACACGGAAACCCGGGAGGCGATATTGATCGACCCGGTTGATCAGCCGGAACTGCTGCTAAAGACCCTGAGTGACGAGGGCTGGACGCTGAAGCTCATGCTGGCGACCCACGGACACTTTGATCATGTGCTGGCGAGTAAGGGCATCAAGGATGCCACCGGTGTCCCGTTCTACATCCACGAGCTGGATCAACCATTCCTCGATGCTCTACCGGAACGGGGCGTTCAATGGACAGGAACACGGTTTCCCGAAGCCGCCATACCAGACCGGTACTTAACCAGCCAACCGGAGAAGATTGAGTTGGGCAGTTTAAAACTGCACACGCTGTTTACCCCCGGGCATTCTCCCGGACACATCGCATTCCATTGGCCGGATGCAAACCTCGTCTTCAGCGGAGATGCCTTGTTCAAAGGCTCCATCGGACGGACCGACCTTCCCGGCGCCAATTACGAGACTCTCATGCGCTCGATATTTGACAAACTCATACCGTTAGGTGATGATACTCGCGTGCTTGCTGGCCATGGCAATCCCACCACCATCGGCAGCGAACGGCAGTCGAACCCTTTTCTACTCGAATACATGCGATGA
- the murJ gene encoding murein biosynthesis integral membrane protein MurJ — protein sequence MSDAASTNTTRRIARSTLVVMVSFAAAKAISLLQTFIIAQTFGLVDWDAYVAANRVPELLFTLISGGALATAFLPVFSGMLADGDIPRAWRTASHVINFIFAVTLVVSVIVFFLAPWLIASFVAPGFPAETQIQTVGLMRILLISTLIFSVSGIVMGILQSHNHFLLPALAPIMFDLGILFGVIVLIKPFGVYGIAAGAVLGATAHLGIQIPGLIRYRAKWTASLGLGDPQLWRIIRLMIPRIGGLGVFSINFIIMTNIASRLGPGSVAALDWGWRLMQIPQTLIGTAMGVVIFPTLAALSELGDLAGKRAAMSGAVRFILVGTIPASVALVVSGRPLVSLLEGGAFDVSASALVYSTLVCFSLGLIVHSVLEVVARSFYADKDTVTPFLAALVGAGINLVLAFALSGVLTLDPASQGGDRGFVGGLALANSLGVGVEVLLLIRVLRTRWSGIEENALIRTLTKTTVASLVMAAAVLAVDAGWNIVGLPSESKMWVILHIATQTLVGAVAFVAAAFILKLDELRTLLTVILRRIPATQEA from the coding sequence ATGAGCGACGCCGCCAGCACAAACACTACTCGCCGGATCGCACGCTCGACGCTCGTCGTCATGGTCAGTTTTGCTGCGGCCAAGGCAATCAGCCTGCTCCAGACATTCATCATCGCTCAGACTTTCGGGCTGGTTGACTGGGATGCTTACGTTGCCGCGAACCGTGTCCCCGAACTGCTTTTCACACTGATATCAGGGGGCGCACTGGCGACGGCGTTCCTGCCCGTGTTCAGCGGTATGCTGGCGGATGGCGACATCCCACGCGCATGGCGCACCGCGAGTCACGTCATCAACTTCATCTTTGCCGTCACGCTGGTGGTAAGCGTGATTGTGTTCTTCCTCGCGCCGTGGCTTATCGCGTCGTTCGTTGCGCCCGGTTTTCCCGCTGAAACGCAGATTCAAACAGTTGGGCTGATGAGGATCCTGCTGATTAGTACGCTGATATTCTCCGTCAGCGGCATCGTCATGGGGATACTACAGAGTCACAATCATTTCCTGCTGCCCGCGCTCGCGCCGATTATGTTCGACCTTGGCATCCTCTTTGGGGTAATCGTCCTCATCAAACCGTTCGGGGTGTATGGAATCGCGGCTGGGGCAGTCCTGGGGGCTACGGCCCACCTTGGCATACAAATCCCAGGATTGATACGGTACCGGGCGAAATGGACGGCATCGCTCGGATTGGGAGATCCGCAGTTGTGGCGGATCATCAGGCTGATGATTCCCCGAATCGGCGGCTTAGGCGTCTTCAGCATCAATTTCATCATCATGACCAACATCGCTTCACGATTGGGTCCCGGATCGGTTGCTGCCCTCGACTGGGGATGGCGGCTCATGCAGATTCCGCAGACATTAATCGGCACAGCGATGGGAGTTGTCATTTTTCCAACCCTAGCCGCATTAAGCGAACTGGGCGATCTTGCAGGGAAACGCGCGGCGATGAGCGGAGCCGTCCGCTTCATTCTGGTCGGCACAATTCCCGCATCAGTTGCGCTGGTGGTTTCCGGCCGACCACTGGTTTCGCTGTTGGAAGGCGGCGCGTTCGATGTATCCGCTTCCGCTCTGGTGTACAGCACTCTCGTGTGCTTCTCGCTTGGTCTGATCGTACACAGTGTGCTGGAAGTGGTCGCCCGCAGCTTCTACGCGGACAAGGATACCGTCACGCCTTTTCTGGCGGCGCTGGTTGGTGCGGGGATCAACCTGGTACTCGCTTTTGCGCTCAGCGGCGTCCTCACGCTGGACCCGGCATCGCAAGGCGGCGATCGCGGGTTTGTGGGCGGACTGGCGCTGGCGAATTCGCTGGGAGTTGGGGTTGAAGTCCTGCTCCTGATCCGAGTCCTTCGGACGCGCTGGTCAGGCATCGAGGAAAACGCGCTTATACGCACACTCACTAAGACAACCGTTGCATCGCTCGTCATGGCCGCCGCGGTCTTGGCAGTCGATGCAGGCTGGAACATCGTCGGTCTTCCGAGCGAAAGCAAAATGTGGGTGATCCTGCATATCGCCACCCAGACTCTGGTCGGCGCGGTTGCATTTGTGGCTGCAGCGTTCATCCTGAAACTAGACGAACTCCGCACACTGCTCACGGTGATCCTGCGGCGTATTCCTGCGACACAGGAGGCTTAA
- a CDS encoding LysM peptidoglycan-binding domain-containing protein → MRRLILLFCVVLVLGLTLPLSAQTEADTTYTVQYGATLYRISLRFGVSVSIIAQANNIQNINLIFAGQVLRIPGVSGGPGPQPTGAPGGTPSTYTVVRGDTLGRIAGRFGTTVSAIASLNGITNFNLIFVGQVLKIPGGTGPGPQPTTAPGATPIPTVPGGVGLTGFVLGGHIQSYGYVDQMRSAKMTWVKQQLRWNRGDPASVAQGAIQAAHDRGFKVLLSVVGYKEQFGSNAGQYYSEFASFLAGVASLGADGIEVWNEPNIDREWPNGQVSGGNYTQMLGAAYNAIKGANPNTVVISAAPSPTGFWGGTCQAAGCDDNIFISQMRNAGAANYMDCVGIHYNEGILPPTARSGDPRGNSSHYTRYYPTMVELYGGTFPSKPLCFTELGYLSGEGFGPLPGGFAWAADTSVQEHAQWLGDAVRLSRQGGRVRMLIVWNVDFTQYGDDPQAGYSIVRNGSCLACATLAAAMP, encoded by the coding sequence ATGCGGCGGCTTATACTGCTCTTCTGTGTGGTGCTGGTTTTGGGTTTGACGCTTCCCCTCAGCGCCCAGACCGAAGCCGATACGACATATACCGTCCAGTACGGTGCTACCCTGTACCGCATTTCCTTGCGGTTCGGTGTTTCGGTTTCGATCATTGCACAGGCTAACAATATCCAGAACATCAACTTGATCTTCGCGGGACAGGTGCTCAGGATTCCAGGTGTTTCCGGCGGGCCGGGTCCGCAGCCAACCGGCGCCCCTGGCGGAACCCCGTCGACCTATACGGTCGTCCGGGGCGATACGCTGGGCAGGATCGCTGGGCGTTTCGGGACAACGGTTTCGGCGATTGCGTCTCTGAATGGCATTACGAACTTCAACCTGATCTTCGTGGGTCAGGTTCTGAAGATCCCCGGAGGCACCGGCCCCGGCCCGCAGCCGACCACAGCGCCCGGCGCAACGCCCATCCCGACCGTGCCAGGTGGTGTGGGCCTGACCGGCTTTGTGCTCGGCGGCCACATCCAGAGTTACGGCTACGTCGACCAGATGCGCTCGGCCAAGATGACCTGGGTTAAGCAGCAGCTTCGCTGGAACCGTGGCGACCCTGCCAGTGTGGCTCAGGGTGCGATTCAGGCTGCCCATGACCGCGGATTCAAGGTGCTGCTCTCGGTTGTCGGCTATAAAGAGCAGTTCGGGAGCAATGCCGGCCAGTACTATTCCGAGTTTGCGAGCTTTCTCGCCGGCGTCGCTTCATTAGGCGCGGATGGTATTGAAGTCTGGAACGAACCGAATATCGACCGCGAATGGCCGAACGGGCAGGTGAGCGGCGGTAACTACACCCAGATGCTGGGTGCGGCCTACAACGCCATTAAGGGTGCAAATCCGAACACCGTGGTCATCAGCGCAGCGCCATCGCCAACAGGCTTCTGGGGTGGGACGTGCCAGGCCGCAGGTTGTGACGACAATATCTTCATCAGCCAGATGCGGAACGCGGGTGCAGCCAACTACATGGACTGCGTTGGCATCCACTACAACGAAGGTATCCTGCCTCCGACCGCTCGCAGCGGGGATCCGCGCGGCAACTCGTCTCACTATACCCGCTACTACCCAACCATGGTCGAGCTGTACGGGGGAACCTTCCCGAGCAAGCCGTTGTGCTTCACGGAACTCGGTTACTTGTCCGGTGAAGGCTTCGGACCGCTTCCGGGTGGCTTCGCCTGGGCAGCCGACACCTCCGTGCAGGAACACGCGCAGTGGCTCGGCGATGCCGTTCGCCTGTCGCGTCAGGGTGGCCGGGTGCGGATGCTAATCGTCTGGAATGTCGACTTCACTCAGTATGGTGACGATCCGCAGGCCGGATACTCGATAGTCAGGAACGGCTCCTGCCTGGCGTGCGCCACGCTGGCTGCGGCAATGCCCTAA
- a CDS encoding C39 family peptidase: MNDKLDDTKPRPIATVPAESASPDANQNQLMPSPSPGATPTPRMPQRRVGAHSPIDHAGPPRWLFWGVIGIFVLGMVGIAGAIAAFRFVLEPAQQERVMQVLPFMEEFLPPRPNPGDTLPTPEASGTELLSPQDLLSGLTLSSTTTPADATAEPTLEPTSEPTSALTATLEATSTPSPEVTQPPTQSAVTEPTPAAETVQSTPNNSVVIPRTVRLTGFNYQKQTWNNCGPANVTMALSFYGWQQDQAYAADFLKPGGREDKNVSPEEMVAFVNEQSSVDALSRMGGTIDLLKQFLANNIPVIIESGSMPEGYDWLGHYRTLVGYDDNQGVFFILDSFIGSENPGAGIVESYPDFDDDWQQFNRTFIPVYEPQRQELVERLMGDYMDPTRAAEIALAKATEEATADTTNGHAWYNMGTSLVALGAHERAADAFDRARVAGVPWRMTWYQFGPFEAYHGSGRIQELLSLVSTNLGNGGEYVEETYYWQGRALEAQGRTNEAASAYRTALNRNPRYVAARNALDALGS; encoded by the coding sequence ATGAACGATAAACTTGACGATACGAAGCCGCGTCCAATCGCGACTGTGCCGGCGGAGTCTGCAAGTCCTGACGCGAATCAGAATCAACTGATGCCGTCGCCGTCGCCCGGTGCGACACCTACACCGCGCATGCCTCAGCGCCGGGTGGGAGCGCATTCGCCTATTGACCACGCAGGTCCGCCCCGCTGGCTGTTCTGGGGAGTGATCGGCATTTTCGTGTTGGGGATGGTAGGCATTGCCGGCGCAATCGCCGCGTTCCGGTTCGTTCTGGAACCAGCACAGCAGGAACGCGTAATGCAGGTTTTGCCGTTTATGGAGGAATTTCTGCCGCCACGGCCAAACCCTGGCGATACCCTGCCAACGCCCGAAGCGAGCGGCACGGAGTTGCTTTCGCCGCAGGATCTCTTGTCCGGGTTGACGCTGTCCTCTACAACCACGCCGGCAGATGCAACCGCCGAGCCGACGCTTGAGCCGACTTCCGAACCCACCTCAGCACTGACGGCGACTCTTGAGGCGACCAGCACCCCCTCCCCCGAGGTCACACAACCGCCTACTCAGTCGGCTGTGACTGAACCGACTCCCGCCGCTGAGACGGTGCAGAGTACGCCCAATAATTCGGTCGTGATACCGCGCACAGTGCGACTCACGGGCTTCAATTACCAGAAACAGACATGGAACAACTGCGGTCCTGCGAACGTGACAATGGCGCTTAGTTTTTACGGGTGGCAGCAGGATCAGGCCTATGCAGCAGACTTCCTGAAGCCTGGCGGACGCGAAGACAAGAACGTCAGCCCGGAGGAAATGGTCGCGTTCGTAAATGAGCAGAGTTCAGTCGACGCCCTTTCGCGCATGGGCGGAACGATCGATTTACTCAAGCAGTTTCTGGCCAATAATATCCCGGTGATCATCGAATCGGGTTCGATGCCAGAGGGCTACGATTGGCTGGGTCATTACCGGACGCTGGTCGGATATGATGACAATCAGGGTGTGTTCTTCATCCTCGACAGTTTTATTGGCAGCGAGAACCCCGGCGCCGGTATCGTTGAATCTTATCCTGACTTCGACGATGACTGGCAGCAGTTCAATCGTACATTCATCCCAGTCTACGAACCGCAGCGCCAGGAACTGGTCGAGCGGTTGATGGGTGACTACATGGATCCCACGCGGGCTGCAGAGATCGCGCTGGCGAAAGCCACAGAAGAGGCGACGGCTGATACGACGAATGGCCATGCCTGGTACAACATGGGTACCTCGCTCGTCGCGCTGGGAGCCCACGAACGCGCCGCAGACGCGTTCGACCGGGCACGCGTGGCCGGAGTTCCGTGGCGCATGACATGGTACCAATTTGGACCGTTCGAGGCCTACCACGGGTCGGGGCGGATTCAGGAACTCCTCAGTCTCGTGTCAACCAATCTGGGCAATGGCGGAGAGTACGTTGAAGAGACTTATTACTGGCAGGGACGCGCCCTTGAGGCACAGGGACGGACCAATGAAGCGGCATCCGCCTATAGAACCGCGCTCAACCGCAATCCACGTTACGTTGCGGCGCGAAATGCGCTCGACGCCCTTGGATCTTAG